The Desulfatibacillum aliphaticivorans DSM 15576 nucleotide sequence ATGATTGCCTGTTCCGGACCATTTCAAAAAAGGCCTGCACTCTGGTGCGCATTTGGCCTTCCCCTCCGCCGTACATTTCCCGCTCCAAAGAAAGCATGGGAAACCCCAGCCGTTTGGACTCCTGTTTGAGCAGAAAATTCTCGCCTCCCCAAAGGTCGCAGAACATGAGTTTTTCCGTGATAAGCGCGTCGGTGCGATAGTCCTTCATGATTTTTTCCAGCGAGGCGGACCGGTTGTCAAATTCGTCGATCATGCGCGGGCACGAGACTTCGTAAAGATAGCGCCTGGCAATGGCGGCGATGGGGTCGCCGTTTAACTCGATGGAGACGTCCGCATGCCGTCCGCCCGTGCACAGGTTGTCCGCAACGGCTATTGCGCCGCAGCTTTCTATCATTTGAATGTGCTCGATTTCCTCCATGGCCCCTCCGGCCAGGACAATGCGCAGCTTACCCTCGCCGTCTATTCTTCGGTTTTGAAGCTCAATTGTCAACCGTTCCAGCAGATCCACTGCGTTTTCCACGGGAATCGAAGTCATGGCCGACTGCACCGCCAGCATTTCCGCCCCGGAAATAGGAGGCTCGGGCAGCTTGCGCATTTCATTTACGCCTCGAAGCAGCCTTCTGCGTTTATTGTAAATCACTATAGAATTTTGGAGAGCTTCCGTTGTCAGGGCCGCGTTGAAATTTTTTTCCAGGACTTCCGAAAAATCCATTAATTCGTCGAGAAAACGTTTGAAGGAAGTCTCCGAGGTCGTGTGCGGCGCCACAAACATGTGCAGGAATTCCGGCCCCAGGCCCTGGGTTTGGAATGCGTTGCGCCAGTTGTCGTACATGCGCCTGGCATGATCGCAACCGTTCATGAAAACCACGCCGTTTAAAAACGCAAACTCGTGATTCAGCGCCTTGTCGAAAATATGGCGCACCAAACTGCAGTTGATGGCGGAGTAGTAGGTGTCCCCCAGCCGGGTTTCCTTGCTGCCTACCGCCCTTAAGCGATAAGGAACCATGCCCGCCGCGTGGATTATTTCTTCGGGGACGAAGGAGCACATATAGCCGAGTATTTTCCTCCCATCGTCCGCAGCTTGGACAATGTATTCGTTGACGTCTTCTTCAGCCAGTTTTTTGATGATGTCCAGAGTATCGCTCATGCCAGTCCGTTGCTCCTGAAAAAATCCTCGAATTGCCTTTTGACTTCCTCTTCCGTGACATGCCGTTTGTCAAAGATGTCCGAGCTGACGAACAAGCTGGGCAGCCCGGCCTCCCGGCATACGTCCCTGAACATCTTGCGCAACGCCCAACCTCCTTTGCATCCCTGGTGGCCCATGAATATGAAGCAGTCGCCCGAGTACTCGTCGATGATCTTCTTGAACTCCTCCAAGTAGAACTCCGCAGGGCCGCGGGTGTGGCGGACCATGGTGCAGTACAGGTGGGTTTTGGCCAGGTCCCGGACCATGGTTTCCGGGGACGAGGTATCAATGGGCACGGTCTGAATACGGCCCATGAAGTCGGAAACCACCACGGCGCCGAACTTTTTTTCCAGCCAGGGAAACAACGGTGCGAAAACCAGGGGCACGTCGTACCAGATCATCCTGATTTTTTCGTTGTCTATGAAACTGCGCTTTTTCCGGAGGCGCTCCCTGGCGTTGGCGTGGACCAGCTCGGCGAATTCCATGCCGTTGGGCGACCCAAAAGCCGCCATCCGCCCCAGCCAGCTAAGCAGCAAGGGCTCCACGCTGGTGGGGGAGGGCACGGCCCGTGACATTTCGGAGAGTTCCTGGAGGTAATGATTGGTTTGGTTGACGTTTTTGCAGATTTCCCGGAGTTTGTCCCAATCCAGCTTTTGATCCAGATGCTTTTCCAGAAAGGCGATGAGGTCCCAAAGATTGTTTTCATAATGCTTGAAGGATTTTTCGTCGTCCCAGTACGGCGTATCAAGCACAAACATGGGAGCCTTGGTCATGTACTGCAGGGTTTGATAGCTGGACGCCACGGAATCGCAGGGATGGGAGCTGGAGATGATGACGTCCGGCATGGGCGCTTCGTTGGCCAGCAGCGCTCCCACGGCCGTCTTGGCGGCCGAGCAGTGCTCCGGCGCCATGCCCTCCTCCTCGGCCCGTTCAATCATTTCCACGGCCGCGTCCGAGCCCGCCATCTGGGAGACGATGGCAAAAGTTTCCGGCACGTACTGGCGCACGTCAAAAGCCCGTAAAATTTCATTGGACAGATTCCATTCCGACCAAACCATGGGCTTGCCGCTGGCTTCGTCCATGACATTTTCCATATAGGCGTTGAGGTCCCTGGAGAGTATGCCCAGCGCCCGTAAATCCTTGGGATCGGACATGGCGCAGCCGGCCAGCAGAATGAAAAACCTGAAATGTTTATTAAACGAGTTCTCGTCTTGAATGGCAAGAGGCAGCATCAAACGCCGCACCCAACCCAGAGCTCTGGGATAGCGCGAGAGCATGCCCCCAAACCGGGAGGCCCGAAGCGCAGCCCGGCTGATCGCAAAATTTTCCGCGGATTGTTTGTTCACAGGTCCTCCCTTTCATTTCCGCCTAGACCCCTCCTTGAAAGGCTTGCCCTGCTGAGCCATTAAGGCGGCTCCGAAGGCCCCAAGATTCTGGGGCGGCATGGGCAAAGAGACCGTTTTTCTTTCCGTCATTTGTTCAAACCGGTCGGCGAAAGCAGGAACCGCCGCCAATCCTCCTCCCAAGGCCACATTGTCTTGGGCCTGAATCCTTTCAAACAAGGTCGCGGCCCGGCCTGCGATGGAATGGAGCACTCCGGCGATGATGTCCGTGTTTTTCCGGCCGTGATTGACTTGGGTGATCACCTCGCTTTCTGCAAAAACCGCACAGTTGCTGGATATTACATAAGGTTCTTTGGATTGCTCGGCATATTGGGAAATGGATGAAAACGGAATTTCAATGGCCTGGGCGGACATCTCCAGAAACTTACCGCTGCCCGCCGCGCATTTGTCATTGGATAATGCTCTCTCAAAAACACCCTTCTCGTCAATGGCTGTGACCGAAATAAACAGGCCGCCGCAGTCCAGCACGGTGCGGATGGTCGGATCCAGGGCGAAAGCGCCTTTGGCTGCGCAATGATCCGACGACATGGTAAAAGACGTTTTTTTAACCAGTTTTGCGCCGTAACCCGTGGACGCCAGCCTTTTCACCTGCCTTTTCTTGATTCCGGCCTGGTCCAGGGCCTTTTTATAAGCTCCGGCGATCACCCGGTCTATGTCCCGGGAGACGTCCTGGCTGGCCCATCCCAGCACTTCACCGTCCCTGACGATGCAGGCTTTTACAAACCTCGTCCCCACGTCGATTCCCGCGCTAATCATGATTTCCGTTTTCCTTTTGGGCGAAAATGGCGGCGCCCAACGCGCCGATGATTTGAGGATCCACAGTCAACGGCGTAAAATTGACGCCCAGCAGCTTTTCCATGCGGCTTACCACCCCCACGTTTTTGGAAACTCCCCCGGTTATCGCGAAATTAGGTTTTAACGGAACCGAGCGGGACAAGGACGCCACCCGTTTCGCCACGGCGTTGTTAATCCCGGCGGCGATGTCCCTGGCCTTCCGTTTTTTATAAACGTGCTGCATTACCTCCAGTTCCATGAATATGCTGCACTTGTTAGTCAGGCTGATGGGCTT carries:
- a CDS encoding 2-hydroxyacyl-CoA dehydratase subunit D, encoding MSDTLDIIKKLAEEDVNEYIVQAADDGRKILGYMCSFVPEEIIHAAGMVPYRLRAVGSKETRLGDTYYSAINCSLVRHIFDKALNHEFAFLNGVVFMNGCDHARRMYDNWRNAFQTQGLGPEFLHMFVAPHTTSETSFKRFLDELMDFSEVLEKNFNAALTTEALQNSIVIYNKRRRLLRGVNEMRKLPEPPISGAEMLAVQSAMTSIPVENAVDLLERLTIELQNRRIDGEGKLRIVLAGGAMEEIEHIQMIESCGAIAVADNLCTGGRHADVSIELNGDPIAAIARRYLYEVSCPRMIDEFDNRSASLEKIMKDYRTDALITEKLMFCDLWGGENFLLKQESKRLGFPMLSLEREMYGGGEGQMRTRVQAFFEMVRNRQS
- a CDS encoding 2-hydroxyacyl-CoA dehydratase subunit D, which codes for MNKQSAENFAISRAALRASRFGGMLSRYPRALGWVRRLMLPLAIQDENSFNKHFRFFILLAGCAMSDPKDLRALGILSRDLNAYMENVMDEASGKPMVWSEWNLSNEILRAFDVRQYVPETFAIVSQMAGSDAAVEMIERAEEEGMAPEHCSAAKTAVGALLANEAPMPDVIISSSHPCDSVASSYQTLQYMTKAPMFVLDTPYWDDEKSFKHYENNLWDLIAFLEKHLDQKLDWDKLREICKNVNQTNHYLQELSEMSRAVPSPTSVEPLLLSWLGRMAAFGSPNGMEFAELVHANARERLRKKRSFIDNEKIRMIWYDVPLVFAPLFPWLEKKFGAVVVSDFMGRIQTVPIDTSSPETMVRDLAKTHLYCTMVRHTRGPAEFYLEEFKKIIDEYSGDCFIFMGHQGCKGGWALRKMFRDVCREAGLPSLFVSSDIFDKRHVTEEEVKRQFEDFFRSNGLA
- a CDS encoding acyl-CoA dehydratase activase, encoding MISAGIDVGTRFVKACIVRDGEVLGWASQDVSRDIDRVIAGAYKKALDQAGIKKRQVKRLASTGYGAKLVKKTSFTMSSDHCAAKGAFALDPTIRTVLDCGGLFISVTAIDEKGVFERALSNDKCAAGSGKFLEMSAQAIEIPFSSISQYAEQSKEPYVISSNCAVFAESEVITQVNHGRKNTDIIAGVLHSIAGRAATLFERIQAQDNVALGGGLAAVPAFADRFEQMTERKTVSLPMPPQNLGAFGAALMAQQGKPFKEGSRRK